Within the uncultured Bacteroides sp. genome, the region CCATGCGGATAAACCGTTTGTCTGCCTGAGCTTCTGTACTTTCAATAATGTTGGTATTGATATCTACTTTGTTCAGTGCTTTAGCCTCATCATCAGAAAGTTCCGGATAGATTGTTTTGATTACTTTTGGAATCAAGGTATTAATATCTTCCTTCGGCATCTTGTCTGCAATTGCCTTTTTTATACTCTCGTCGTTTTCTATAGCCTTTTTCAAATCCTTCACATTGATTTGCAAGGTGTTTTTCATCACTGAATCCATCACCACATATTGACGAACTTCTTCCACTTCATCTTCGCTCAGGTTCGGATATTTATTTTCTATAACCTGTTTAATCAACACTTTATTTATCACTTCGGCATCGATATTGCCGGGTATGGCTGCTAAAATGCTATTGTCCTTTAATATATTCGCCTTCAAATCATTTATATCCGATTTGAGAATATCCTTTACCCGTTTGGAACTTGGAGCTTTATAACCTCTTACCAGAATATCGCCTGGCTTTGCTTTATCGTCGGGTGAAAGACGAGGTTTGAAATTAAAGTTTGGAGCCAATACCTGTTCCATTAAAAGCGAAGCAGTAATTGCTTTCAGCATATTATTTACAGCAAATTTCACATCATCATTTGTTGCATCCGGTTGAGCTATAAGATTTGTAAATTGTGCATGTGTTTTATTATCGCTGTCACGGGTGCAACGTCCAATAATCTGAACTATCTCAGTCAATGAACCACGATAGCCAATAGTCAACGCATATTCACACCAAGGCCAGTCGAAACCCTCTTTTGCCATTCCCAATGCAATAATCAAATCAATATCATCTACTGACTTCATTTCCCGCAGATAATTCACAATCAAATCACGTTCACGGGAATTGTCATTTACCAAATCGGCTACTTTAATGGTTTTCCCATCGGTATGGCGTTTCAAATGAATAACCTTAGTTTCAGATTCCACCTTTATCACATCTCCAATAGCATCTAAGATAAAATTTACCTCATCGTATTTTCGTTTGAGTGACTCTCCCGAATTAACATTCGGAATATGTAGTATAGTTTTTTTGTCTGTATTTAAAACTTTAAGAATGGCTTCGGTGTAATTCCCCTGATAGAAATTATATCCTATACCCAATGATTTCAGATAGGTATAACCGTTTAGCTGCTCATAATAGGTATAAGTTACATTCGTAAACTTCTCTTCGTCTTCGGGCTGAAGCACTAGCTTATTATCGCCACGGAAATAGGAACCGGTCATAGCTACAATGTGAGCTGTTGATTTTTCCATAATCAGGCGTAACAGTTCGCCTAACTTACTATCACCGTCAGCAGAAACATGGTGAAATTCGTCAATGGCCAACAGACAATTGTCGAATTTTGTTTCTTCCAACTCTTCAAAAGCAAAGCGCAACGTGGCATGAGTACAAATCAGAATTTTTTCATCATTCTCCATAAAATTACAAAATGCTTGTACTTTGCCTTTGCTGCCATCATTACCAGGAGTACAAAGGTTGTAATTGTCGTGTAATTCCCAATCAGCAAAGAAGCCATGACTTTTGAGGTCAGTAGCACGAAACGATCCACCAATTGATTTCTCCGGTACAGCAACTATTACTTTCTTTAGTCCTTGTTTTATGAGCTTATCTAAAGCGATAAACATCAACGCACGTGATTTACCTGAAGCAGGTGGGGCTTTCAACAATAGATACTGTGCATCTCTTTTTTCAAAAGCTTTTTCTTGCATTTCACGCATACCAAAATGATTGGTTTGCGAGCTTTGCCCTGTTTGGGCGTAGGTTACGTGGACTAAATCTGGCATGATGGTTGATTCGTTAATTGGTTATTTTGTTCTTTTTCTGTTGAATGTCTAAAACATCGGGAAGCTTGTCTAAAAGTACTTTCTCAAAATCTTCTCTTACAGCTGAACTTGATAGTACTAAATGGGACAAAAGATTATTTTGTGTTTGTTTTGAGTTATTTTTCATGGGAAATAACATATATATCACAATATCAATACTATACACTTTTTTATTCGTGATTTATTTTTCATTTGTTTTTTTTTGAACAAGATTGTAGGTTCTATTTCTTTTTCCACCACTTGGTAATAAATCGCCATTTTTCTCCATTCTATAAATCGTTTTTTGAATGTCATATTGAGTAATCTCCTTATTTCTGTTTTGAATATCAGACATTTTACTCGCACCATTATATTTTAAATCCTCAGCAATTAATGCTTCCAGTTTATAGGGCTCTAATGTGCGTAAAGACGGCTTTATATCCAATCTAGCTTGTGCAAATAATTCAGGGTTTAGAAGATATTCAGTGCCTTTTTTTATACCTTGGGCTACAATCACTTTATTTTCAATCAATTTGCCAATCCACGAGCGCATTTTATCCTCTTGGTTGAGTTGTAATTTTGTTGCAAGTTGGGTTGAAAGAATTTTTTTCTCAGTAGCAATTATACCCAACGTTATGTATTCCTTTTGAGTAAGTTGGTAGTGTTTTTCAATATAATCTAAAATAGAAATAACGCCGGTGTCAATTACTCCCGAATAAACCGTAACGGCTACCTTGGTGAATTCGCTCACAATATCGGGTAAAGGTTTAGCGTCACGGGCTAATTTCTCATAAACCAAATCATATCCAGAGCCTTCACCTTCCATTAGTTTCAAATCGCTAAGTGTTTGAATAAGATGTGGATTTCTGCGATGACGTTCGTGTAATATATTTTCTTTTGTTATTCCTAAAGGTAAACTGCCCGGATTGGTAATAGTCATTCTATTTGGATATACTTCAATAAAAATATCACCCGAAATTGTATATTTTTTATGGGCAATGGCATTAATCAGCAATTCTCTTACTACCTCTTTGGGATATTGTCGCACTGTTTTTCGGAACAATCCATCAGGAAGTTCGGTGCTATAGGTAAGCTCAACAGCTTCCTTTTCAATTTCCTGCAACAATTCTTTAGGATTGTGCAAATGATAATGCCATTCCTTTTTTCTTATTTTTTCATCCCGTTCGTTGTAAACAATATATTGAACAGTTACCGGGTAGTTTAAGCGTGCTCGTTGTGCAGGCGTTCCAAGCCACAAAATGCCTAAATTTGTAACAAAGCCATCAGGGTCAATCATCTGATAGAAACCAAGTAATTCTGGAATCTCTTTGTTTTTTATAAAATCGGATACCTTATCGGACCGCCTAATATCATCAATAAAGTTTTTAAGACTGTCTTTATCAATCTGCTCCAATGTTATTTTTTGGCTTGCTATAATTTCCCATTGAAAAGCAGATTTTTCGGCTGCCAAGTTAGTTAACTCATCGCTGCCTACAGGACAACTATTGTCAGAAATACGAATAAATACCTTACCCGACGAAGTGGTGGCAATGGTACGCAAAGAAGGGAAAACTCTTATCACAAAATACTCAGCCCCATTGGCATGTGTTATTATTTCGGGATTTACTAACCCCACTCCATCAGTTAAACTACGCAGTTTAACCACTACGGCATTCACATCCTCAATATTTACTTTTTGGTTTATAGGAGGCTCACTTTGCATATTTTCAATGCCAATGATAAGTTTACCGCCTTGTGCATTGGCAAAAGCCACACAGGTTTCGGCAAGCGATTTTAAATCAGCCTGTTTACCAATTGCTTTTCTCAAACTTTTATAATCGAGGCTGTTATTTTCTTTTTCCATTTCGTAATTGGTTATTCAACTTGTTTGCAACTATCCCAAAGCATTGCTATTGGGTTGATGATATATATACCTTTCAGCCAATTTTCCACCACTCTGGTGAAAGTATCAGCATTGTTGACTGTTTCAAATTGGTCAACAGTTTGTTGCCCAATTGCATACTTTAAGTCTATGTCATTTATCTTCTGTTTCATCCCCCAAATAAATCAGGAGGTTTCCGTCAAGTCGGAATCTCGAAATACTTGATATGCATACTGAACACAACTGGTGTTCTTTTTCGAATACTCTTTAAATACGTTTTTTGGTTGATTTAGCAGGCTTTCCAAACAACGTCCCTTTCTCTTTTTCCTCTTCTATCATTTGCTCATAGAGCTTAAATAAATATTCCAACCGTTCTTCGTCGCTATCGAATGGACGACTGCGATAACAACGCTCAACCGCTAAATCATTTTGACGGTGAGCTTCACGCAATCCATCTGGCATTTTTTCGGGGTCGTAGAGTTGTGCTAGTGTTTTTTCAGAGTGTTTTTCTCGTTCTCCTAAAATATTATAAATGTGTTGTTCTAATTCTTTTTTCTGTTTGTCGGAGATTTGGGGGAAAGGAAAGGTATTGTAACTTAAAGCCGATAAGTATCTTATATCCCCTCTTAATTTACCCGAAGTTAAATAAACCCAGTTCATATGAATTTTCGAAGTTAATATTGAAAAAATATATGGTTCTGAGTCATATATTGCAGCAGCAGAACTTAGTATTATATATTCTGCTGGAAGAAACCCCAAGGGTATATATTCTCTTCTACTAGAAGAAACTATAGGAATAATTATTATTGATTTTTTTGCTGTATGTGTATATCTAAATTTATGAGGTCTATTTAACAGACCTCTTGCTACATCGCCACCTGCTGCTCTGAATAATTTTATATTTTCTATTCTTTTAAAGACAGGAGGAATATCTAAAGCAATTGGTAATTTTTCATCTTCAATCCACAAACACCACCTTTCGATTCCATTAATGTATTCATTTGCTCCAGTAACTTTTCGAATAAATTGTTTTGCATTAGGGTAATTTGTTAGTAAATCTAATTTTTCATCAGGAGTCAACATTAAGTTGCCATTCTCGTATGGACTGTTACCTGTTATCATTGGAGGTAACCGAGAAATTGATTCAAGATTTTTAGTAATATAAATATTATCTCCACTTGTCAAATAACCATTTATTTTTAAAACTTCTTTTCGTATAGACCTATTGAAAATATATTTTTTTTCGGTACTGAGTTTGCGAATACCAATAATTGAACAAGTAACACCTGCTTTGTTTTTAGCGTTATTTGTCCAATTAAATGGAATATAAGCAAAATATATTTCATTATTCATATTTGTTATTAACGGCCAAATTTGTTCAACTTGGGCACCTTCACAAATTGAACTGGTAGTTACAAAAGCAAATTTACTTTTTGTTTCGATATATTTCGCAGCAAGCAAAAACCAACAAGCGATGTAATCTAATTCTTTAAAATTCTTTTCGCCTTTAAAGATTTTTTCTATGTCTATTTTCTGTTCAATAGATTGCCCTTTTCCTCCCAAATAAGGCGGATTTCCCAATATATAAATTTCATCTCCTTTATTTTTCGGGCAAACCATTTCCCAATCAATACGGCAAGCATTTCCATGTACAATATTTCCGGTTTCTTGAAGTGGTAATGCAGGTTTGCAGCGTCCAAATTCCCGCATAAAAGCCTGGTTCATTTGGTGTTCGGCAAGCCAAAGGGAGAGCGTGGCTACTTCGTGAGCAAAGTCGTCCAACTCTATACCATAAAAGTTTCCGAGGTTTATTTCGGAGAATGCTAAGGTGCCTAATTCTTTGAAAATAAGCATTTCTAATTTGCGAAGTTCTTTATAGGCAATAATCAAAAAGTTGCCGCTTCCGCAAGCAGGATCGAATATTTTTATATTCCAGATGCGTTTTAGTAAAGCATTGAAAGTCAGTTTAGCTCTGTCGGAGTAAGGAGACAAGGCACGCCTCGTCTGTACAATAGCATCAAACTCTTCTTTGAGTTCGTCCAGAAATAACGGCTCAATGACTTTCATAATATTGGGTACAGACGTGTAGTGCATACCCAATCCGCCACGGTGTTCGGGCGTAATTACCGCCTGAATCATCGAACCAAAAATGTCGGGGTTTATGTCTTGCCATTGTAGTGACAGGCCACAATCAATAAGCATTTGCCGGCTTTTGCGGGTGAATACCGGTGCAGCGTGTTGATCCCGAAATAAGCCACCGTTTACATACGGAAATGCTTTGATGTAGGCGGGTAAATCATTTTTACGAGCTGATTGTGATGTATTCATAACCTCAAATAAGGTATCGAGGTACATGCTTAGATCACTACCATCTTTCTGGGTATGATAATCAATAGATTTGGTAAATAAATCTTTGTCGAAAATTCCTGTATCTTCGGCAAAATAGCAAAATAGTAAGCGAGAAAGAAAGACGTTCAGATTATGAACTTCTTCGTGTGTTGTAGTGGGATTATCTTTTCTAATTTCGTCGTAAAGTTTTGCCATGCGTTCGGCAGCTCTTACATCAGCAATGTTTTCCGTTTGCTGCTTCGATTTTTCCATACCTGCCCAAGGAAGAAAGAAATCTGTATGTTGTGCAATTTCGAGTATCGGAATGTCTAATGATTCATCGGTTTTGGTATCGTAAGCCAGTAATGTTTCATAATCAGTAACTACAATGAAACGAGGTGATTGCTTGGTTACCTTTTCGCTATGTTTTAGATTGTTTAATGCTGTTTGTAAATCTTCATCTTCAACGGAATTGAAAAATAGTTTCTTTTTTATTATTGCTATTTCTTTCGAAAACATATTTTTGTCACCTTTTTGTAATCGGCTAATTGTAGCTTTAGGTGTACCGTAAGCCAAAAGTAGATTAAAAATAAAGGTATCTTTATTGAAAGATTCAACAAGTTTTTCGAGATTGTCGGTTATTTGAGCAATGTTCATGTAGGATAAAATTAGATTAAAAAATGAATGGTTTGTATCGGGAAGATACATACCATATCATAGACTATCCACAAAATTACACAATTCATTTCATATTTTAGTAGGTTTGCATAAAGAAAATTAAGTTTATTTTTTTCTTATTTTGAACAATCAATTACAGATTAAACGAACTGAATATATTCAGAGTTATAGAATTGATATGTAAACTTATTGGGTGAATTGGATATGTGCTAACTTAATTCAGCTAAAGGGTTATTTATTCTGTTGAACTATATAAGAATACAACCCATCACCGCTCACTCTTCTCAAACCCACTCGCCCCAATCCGCTTCTTCATCTTGGTAGAAGCACGGAAATTCACACTCTTCACCTCAATACTCTCGGCGCGATGAGGCTCTTCGGGATTAAAATCTTCACGGAATTGTGCAGAGAGTTGGAAAGCTCCATAATCGTTTAAGGCAACAGTGTAACCGTTCTTCAATGCTTTTTCTATAGCACTAAATGTTCTGGTTATTGCCAGTTCCATTTCAGTGCGAAGTAGCGGATCGTTTCCTGCAATGTATTCGGCTAATGCTTTTGTGTTTAACTTTTCTCTGCTTTTTATTATGGGGTGAACACCGCTTTTTTTCTGTGTGCCATTACTTAAATTATCGTTTATCTCCTTGAATTTATATGGTATGCCCATGGTAATTAATGTTTTATTGGTTTATGGTTTCTACAAACATGTACAAGATTGAAAACGAACATGTAGATGTTCGCATATCGATCGTGTACATGATCGATATGATGTCTCATTTTGTTTTTACTAATTCGTTTAGTCGTTTTCTCTAATACGCCTATATACTTGAATTATAATGCAATATGCAAATATAGATATTGCTATTGGTGGCAGGAGTGGCAGGAAAAAAGAGCATTTTTCGGTTTCAAAAATATTTTTTTGAGAATTCCGCAAATTGCATAATTTTCAGAATTTAATTTTCAGAATGGCAAAAAGGTTATTTTTCCTGCCACTCCTGCCACCAAATAATCAGTTTACTCTTTTAAACAGATATGATAAACTGTATACCCGTTTATCCTTTTCCATTGAAAGCCAAGTGATTTCAGGTTTTTACCCAGCTTGTTTATCATCTTTTTACTAATAGCAATCCCCGTCTTACTCTTAATATATTCCGCCAGTTTCGCAGCAGAAAGATAAATACCTTCCTCTTCACCCTCCGGTTTGCGATAATACTCATAGAACAACTCCATATCCGCATCAGTTTCCATGTAGTGCTGGTTGTGTTGTTCTACTATGCTGTTTTCTTCAGAATTGAAGTAGTAACGGAACCCTTTCAGAATCAGGTTCCATGCCTGAGCATAAAGCTGCTTGTAATCAATAGTGAAATCAAAATTGATGGGGCCGGTCACTTCATGACACAAATATCTACGGCTACCGGTATAATCTCTCAAAATATCCAGGTGATTGGTTGTTCCGAAGAAAGAAGCGTGACGCACAAAGTTGCGTGGTGGACGGTCCGGCGAGGTGCGTATGTTGATGTTGAACGTGGTGAACAACTCTTTTACCGTTTCCTGATCGTAACGCTGAATGGTATCCAGCTCGTCGATATTCAGAATGGCACCAGTGCTCAGCTTCATGCGGGTGGCATTGGCGTTGTTGGAAAACACATTGGCATCGAAATGACTTTTTCGCCATTCGGGTGGTAAGAGGCGTTCCGGCCAGGTGGATTTTCCCATACCGTGCTTGCCACCAATCAATACCAGAATCTGGTGGTTAATTACTCGGTCGTTTATCAATGAAGCAACTAATGCCACGAACCATTTGCGAAAACACCATTCAAAATATTCGGGATCTTTGGTGGGTACGGTGGCTGCCACATCGGCAATATAGTCGTGCCCATCCCATTCGGTGAAAGGAACAAAGATAAAATCCTTGAAAGGGTGGTAGGAGGGGGTAAACTCAGAATCTACCATTGCTTTTACATCATTCAGGGTGCAGTTTATTCCTTCTTTATGTGCCCGGATATAAATAGTGTTGAGGTGATGGTCGCGAAGCTCGGTCCACTCATGACTGGTATGATCGGCATAACGAAATTCAATGCCTTGCAGTATTACATTGCGGCGAAGCATGAAGTTGCGTTTGATAAACTCTTCGAGCTTGTGTGTTTCTTTCTCCACTTTTGTCAGTCCGCTGTCAGTGCCGGCCGCATCTTCGTACTCCTTGTACTTAATACGGATGGTAAGACGAAGATCATCGGCAGTAAAATGTTCGGTGGTGCAACGTGGAAGTGCCAGTTTGGCTGTTTCTGCTTCAGGAATACCTGCCACGCAACAAAAGTATGCCAAAGCGTACACAAACTGCGATCTGTTCTCTTTCCGGAATGACTCCACATTGAGCGCATTTGAGTAAGCGCGGTCGAAAGCTCTTCTTATTTCGGTATCCCGCTGTTCGCCAATAGGCAGATGATCATAGGAAATTGGTTCTCCCTCCATGTTTCGGAGTAGCTTCGTTGTTTTCTTTTCGAAATCCTTCTTTGTAGCTATCAGAAATGTTTCGGCTTCGGGATTGAAGAATAGCTCAGGGTCGTAAGTGGCTGAGGTTAACTGTAATAATGAATGTTCGTTTTTCTTAAAGTCGATGTACAAACAGGATTCATAATATAAGCTGACAACGGAAAAAGCGTGAGCGTGAAATTTGCTAATCTCCTCATTACTATCGGGTATGGAGCCGTCTGGACTGGAAACGGAAGATAGAATTACAATTCCTGTACCTTCTGTAGTAACAAATGCTGCCAATGTATTGGGCTCTTGTGCTGCTTTATCCCGTAAGCGAATGGCTTGTTCGGGTTCCAGTTTCCCACTGTTTAGCTGAATTACTCCGTTGTACTGCTCCATATTTGTCTTTGTTCGTCCGCCCTTGAAGGATGCGGCAAAGGTAAAGGCGGGGAGTTGCTCCCAAGCTTTGGCGGAATCGCCGTTCTCATTGCGGATGTTATCGACAAGCGTTGCATACTTCAGCGCTCTGAACGAGTTGATAACTGCTTCTATAGAGAGGTTTTCTACAAACGTGGGACGTCCTTTGTTCCCACCGTTGTATAAGGATACATTCATAGTATTAAGATTTTAAAGTTTTTATCTGGTTAAAAGGAAATGTATATACAAAAGTCGTGCCAAAGATTTTTATTTTTGAGTCTGTTTAAAAAGACAGATACTAATACAAACTTTCATTATGAAACAATATTCTAAATATATTCTAATATTTGCAATAATAAAATATAAAATAACATTAGATTGATAATTAAACAAATTAAATTATATCTTTGCGAAATAATTCTCTAGAAAAATATTCGTATGGATTTATTTGCCAAAAAATCAATTGAAGGTTTGCTGAAAGAGGCAAACGAAACCGATAGTCACTCTTTAAAGAAGTCACTTGGCGTTGGTAAACTAATAGCATTGGGTATTGGTGCAATAATTGGTGCCGGACTATTTTCCATTACCGGTGCCGCGGCTGCTGAACAAGCCGGACCAGCTATCACCATTTCATTCTTAATAGCAGCTCTGGGGTGTGGCTTTGCCGGACTATGTTATGCCGAATTTGCATCAATGATTCCGGTGGCGGGAAGTGCTTATACTTATTCTTACGCAACAATGGGCGAATTTATTGCCTGGATTATCGGCTGGGATTTAGTTTTGGAATATGCCGTAGCAGCTGCAACGGTAAGCATTAGCTGGAGCCGTTATTTAATAAAATTCCTGGATGGGTTTGGTGTCCATTTACCTCAGAGTCTGACGGCTTGCCCGTGGGACGGAGGAATCATAAATTTACCCGCAGTATTTATTATAATTCTGATGACACTGCTCCTGATAAAAGGAACAGAAGGCAGCACCCGGTTCAACTCTATTATTGTGACACTGAAGATTGGGGTAGTTCTGGTCTTTATATTCCTTGGATGGAAATATATAAATATAGATAATTACACTCCATACATTCCTGAAAACACAGGAACATTCGGCACATACGGATGGACCGGAATTATACGTGCGGCAGCAATCGTATTCTTTGCCTTCATTGGATTCGATGCGGTGAGTACGGCAGCTCAGGAAGCAAAAAGACCTAAACGAGACATGCCTATCGGAATACTTGTTTCACTACTGGTATGCACCATTCTTTATTTGTTATTCGCTCACGTGATGACCGGTGTTGCTAATTATACAGAATTTAAAGGTCATGATGGCATTGCTCCGGTAGCAATTGCTATTGAGCATATGGGGCATGCAAATGCAAATGGTCTTATCATTCCTGATTATCCATGGCTTAACCGCGCTATCATATTGGCAATTCTTGCAGGATACTCTTCTGTTATCATGGTAATGCTTTTAGGTCAAAGCCGGGTATTCTACAGCATGAGTAAAGACGGATTATTGCCGAAAGTTTTCTCTCAGGTTCATCCCAAATACCGGACTCCGGCTAAAAGTAATCTGCTATTCTTATTGCTTGTGAGCCTATTTGCTGCTCTGGTACCTTCCCGTGTTGCCGGTGAGATGACAAGTATAGGAACTCTTCTTGCCTTTATCCTGGTCTGTGTTGGAATAATCGTTTTACGAAAAAAGATGCCGGATGCTCCAAGATCGTTTAAAACACCTCTCGTACCTTTAATACCTATTTGTGGTGTAGCTACATGTTTATTCATGATGGTTTTCCTTCCTGCCGATACATGGATCCGGTTAATTGTATGGATGTTGATTGGTCTGGACATTTACGCCGCATATGGTATGAAACATAGTAAAATTGGCAATTACCAGGGAATAGAACGTTCCGGCCAGTCTGTTTTAAATCTTACCGGAATGTCGTTATCTCTGATTCTTATCTTTGTTGCTTTCTGGCATCAGCAGACAGCCGGATGGGATAGCAGCAAGATCCTGTTAATCGTAGCGCTTGTCCTTTCGATCGTTCATTTAATATTTTTCGGAATGCGATTGGGTAAAAAAATGAATTACTCAGCCATACCAGCTATCGGAAAAATGAAATTGGTCTATCTGAGAGTAATCAATAAAGATGATGTTGCTGATAAACATCTCAGGAAAGACGATTAACTGAACAACTATTATATATCTGATTCAAGGCTGCCCGGAAGAATTTTCTGAGCAGCCTTCTTTTATTCTTTAACCAGCTCAGTATGAGCTTCAAGTTATCCAAAACAGAAAACTTTTAAGATCAGAAATAAAAAAAAGTTTTCCAAAACTTTCTTATTTAACATTTCCAAAGGAGACAACTTATCAGATTATCTACTATCTTTGTCTCAGTTTTGGTAACAAAGCAATGCTTTAGGAGAATAAGGGAATACCGTGAGATCCGGTAACAGTACCCGCTGCTGTGATTCTCGATGAACTTGAGTAATAAGCCACTGCAATTATTTGTGGGAAGGCACTACAAGGGAGAGATAAGTCAGAAAACCTGCCAGAACTACACATATAGAATATCTTACGCTTTCGGGAGTTAGAGCAAGAGAAAACAGGAATCCGCCAAAGTAGAACATCTTTTGGCGAAGATCTCTTACCGACTTATTTTCTTCCTGCGATCCCCGGCAAAGTTTTCTAAATGTGACAACTTATTAAAGTTAAAAGTTTCACAAAAAGAATAAGAATCATGAACTACGCTGAGATTTGTATTATCAAAAGAGATGGGAAAAAGGAGGATTTTTCCATCAGTAAAATCAAAAATGCAGTAACGAAAGCATTCG harbors:
- a CDS encoding DEAD/DEAH box helicase — its product is MPDLVHVTYAQTGQSSQTNHFGMREMQEKAFEKRDAQYLLLKAPPASGKSRALMFIALDKLIKQGLKKVIVAVPEKSIGGSFRATDLKSHGFFADWELHDNYNLCTPGNDGSKGKVQAFCNFMENDEKILICTHATLRFAFEELEETKFDNCLLAIDEFHHVSADGDSKLGELLRLIMEKSTAHIVAMTGSYFRGDNKLVLQPEDEEKFTNVTYTYYEQLNGYTYLKSLGIGYNFYQGNYTEAILKVLNTDKKTILHIPNVNSGESLKRKYDEVNFILDAIGDVIKVESETKVIHLKRHTDGKTIKVADLVNDNSRERDLIVNYLREMKSVDDIDLIIALGMAKEGFDWPWCEYALTIGYRGSLTEIVQIIGRCTRDSDNKTHAQFTNLIAQPDATNDDVKFAVNNMLKAITASLLMEQVLAPNFNFKPRLSPDDKAKPGDILVRGYKAPSSKRVKDILKSDINDLKANILKDNSILAAIPGNIDAEVINKVLIKQVIENKYPNLSEDEVEEVRQYVVMDSVMKNTLQINVKDLKKAIENDESIKKAIADKMPKEDINTLIPKVIKTIYPELSDDEAKALNKVDINTNIIESTEAQADKRFIRMAGQFVNIDDIHIDLIDQVNPFQRAYEILSKSVTPKVLKVIQDVIETSRIKMTEDEALLYYPDKVAKFIKTYGHAPDIKSADFNERRMAEAILFLKELKRRNQAAKNN
- a CDS encoding ATP-binding protein; this encodes MEKENNSLDYKSLRKAIGKQADLKSLAETCVAFANAQGGKLIIGIENMQSEPPINQKVNIEDVNAVVVKLRSLTDGVGLVNPEIITHANGAEYFVIRVFPSLRTIATTSSGKVFIRISDNSCPVGSDELTNLAAEKSAFQWEIIASQKITLEQIDKDSLKNFIDDIRRSDKVSDFIKNKEIPELLGFYQMIDPDGFVTNLGILWLGTPAQRARLNYPVTVQYIVYNERDEKIRKKEWHYHLHNPKELLQEIEKEAVELTYSTELPDGLFRKTVRQYPKEVVRELLINAIAHKKYTISGDIFIEVYPNRMTITNPGSLPLGITKENILHERHRRNPHLIQTLSDLKLMEGEGSGYDLVYEKLARDAKPLPDIVSEFTKVAVTVYSGVIDTGVISILDYIEKHYQLTQKEYITLGIIATEKKILSTQLATKLQLNQEDKMRSWIGKLIENKVIVAQGIKKGTEYLLNPELFAQARLDIKPSLRTLEPYKLEALIAEDLKYNGASKMSDIQNRNKEITQYDIQKTIYRMEKNGDLLPSGGKRNRTYNLVQKKTNEK
- a CDS encoding DNA methyltransferase, which gives rise to MNIAQITDNLEKLVESFNKDTFIFNLLLAYGTPKATISRLQKGDKNMFSKEIAIIKKKLFFNSVEDEDLQTALNNLKHSEKVTKQSPRFIVVTDYETLLAYDTKTDESLDIPILEIAQHTDFFLPWAGMEKSKQQTENIADVRAAERMAKLYDEIRKDNPTTTHEEVHNLNVFLSRLLFCYFAEDTGIFDKDLFTKSIDYHTQKDGSDLSMYLDTLFEVMNTSQSARKNDLPAYIKAFPYVNGGLFRDQHAAPVFTRKSRQMLIDCGLSLQWQDINPDIFGSMIQAVITPEHRGGLGMHYTSVPNIMKVIEPLFLDELKEEFDAIVQTRRALSPYSDRAKLTFNALLKRIWNIKIFDPACGSGNFLIIAYKELRKLEMLIFKELGTLAFSEINLGNFYGIELDDFAHEVATLSLWLAEHQMNQAFMREFGRCKPALPLQETGNIVHGNACRIDWEMVCPKNKGDEIYILGNPPYLGGKGQSIEQKIDIEKIFKGEKNFKELDYIACWFLLAAKYIETKSKFAFVTTSSICEGAQVEQIWPLITNMNNEIYFAYIPFNWTNNAKNKAGVTCSIIGIRKLSTEKKYIFNRSIRKEVLKINGYLTSGDNIYITKNLESISRLPPMITGNSPYENGNLMLTPDEKLDLLTNYPNAKQFIRKVTGANEYINGIERWCLWIEDEKLPIALDIPPVFKRIENIKLFRAAGGDVARGLLNRPHKFRYTHTAKKSIIIIPIVSSSRREYIPLGFLPAEYIILSSAAAIYDSEPYIFSILTSKIHMNWVYLTSGKLRGDIRYLSALSYNTFPFPQISDKQKKELEQHIYNILGEREKHSEKTLAQLYDPEKMPDGLREAHRQNDLAVERCYRSRPFDSDEERLEYLFKLYEQMIEEEKEKGTLFGKPAKSTKKRI
- a CDS encoding HU family DNA-binding protein, giving the protein MGIPYKFKEINDNLSNGTQKKSGVHPIIKSREKLNTKALAEYIAGNDPLLRTEMELAITRTFSAIEKALKNGYTVALNDYGAFQLSAQFREDFNPEEPHRAESIEVKSVNFRASTKMKKRIGASGFEKSER
- a CDS encoding VapE domain-containing protein; the protein is MNVSLYNGGNKGRPTFVENLSIEAVINSFRALKYATLVDNIRNENGDSAKAWEQLPAFTFAASFKGGRTKTNMEQYNGVIQLNSGKLEPEQAIRLRDKAAQEPNTLAAFVTTEGTGIVILSSVSSPDGSIPDSNEEISKFHAHAFSVVSLYYESCLYIDFKKNEHSLLQLTSATYDPELFFNPEAETFLIATKKDFEKKTTKLLRNMEGEPISYDHLPIGEQRDTEIRRAFDRAYSNALNVESFRKENRSQFVYALAYFCCVAGIPEAETAKLALPRCTTEHFTADDLRLTIRIKYKEYEDAAGTDSGLTKVEKETHKLEEFIKRNFMLRRNVILQGIEFRYADHTSHEWTELRDHHLNTIYIRAHKEGINCTLNDVKAMVDSEFTPSYHPFKDFIFVPFTEWDGHDYIADVAATVPTKDPEYFEWCFRKWFVALVASLINDRVINHQILVLIGGKHGMGKSTWPERLLPPEWRKSHFDANVFSNNANATRMKLSTGAILNIDELDTIQRYDQETVKELFTTFNINIRTSPDRPPRNFVRHASFFGTTNHLDILRDYTGSRRYLCHEVTGPINFDFTIDYKQLYAQAWNLILKGFRYYFNSEENSIVEQHNQHYMETDADMELFYEYYRKPEGEEEGIYLSAAKLAEYIKSKTGIAISKKMINKLGKNLKSLGFQWKRINGYTVYHICLKE